Below is a genomic region from Prunus persica cultivar Lovell chromosome G3, Prunus_persica_NCBIv2, whole genome shotgun sequence.
agcgatggacaactatagaagtgggcaaaatcgtactaacgaggtaagtattttataatttttgtgttattaagtttaatctcctaatatatatatattttgttaatattgcttacattttcaatatgttgtatatattttgttaatattgcttgcattttcaatattttgttaatattgcttgcattttcaatatgttgtatatattttgttaatattgcttgcattttcaatattttgttaatatttcttgcattttcaatatgttgtatatattttgttaatattgcttgcattttcaatattttgttaatattgcttgcattttcaatatgttgttaatatttcttgcattttcaatattttgttaatattgcttgtatttttaatatgttgttaatatttcttgcatatccaatatattttaaatatttattgcatttccatttttttgttcaatagatgattcaagcacaaatgtggttcggtgcaaccgggggtggcaaaaaaagtttcacccatcatgaatgttgggaggtggtgaaatttTGCAAACGCTTCGtaattattccaacgggtccGGAGGTTGtgttaaacgagacgccactccgtgattcaatgacatcggattcacctcttgattctcctatgagtcaagactcacccatcgaaaaggagccgaggcccattggccgaaaggccgcgaaggcaaagaagaagggtaattcaagcaatcaaaattcacaatttttggaggaaattgcaaggcaaaacggcataagaatagaaatggagcAAAAACGCCAAGAGCACGAGTTGGCCCTTGATGCTGAGTTTGCACgtgaaagggagtatttgcacaaaaaagatatggacaagacagatcgggaaaccatggcgatgaatacaagtcatatgtcccctgaaacaaaacaattttggaagctagaacgaagggatgttatgagaagaagacttttccgggatgatgggcctagcaacacggattggttaaatgatggaaaccattaaattagttagcatatcttttatgtatttgtattttagttgttttctattaaagttgttataattcatgtattttattttattagtaattcataatgacttgtattacatttcattatttaataaacaaagcattcaataaattacctttttattcaacatattccatacttcaaacaaaacataataaaattaaaattaaaagtacaaacaaggcacaataataaaaataaaagtacaaacaaggcacaataaaaataaaaacacaaccaaaccatactaaataaaacataagcaaagcatctattctccattattaatcttcattgcctttcaccgcccatagatgctccatcaagtgaaattgacgcatttcatgaatatacgaagattgcatctccgtatatcgatctatcattcgggtcatcaaatgaccatccctcaccaacggttccggctcaaacggttctccatttggccccatgggcctttcataaatccgtgtcaaagccgtgttcattggatccggttcgtagacctctaaagcatcataatcgtactcatcctccacaatcatattatggaggatgatgcaagtcatcataatgcttctgaggatctcctcatcaaacatgcgggccgcacctcgaataatcaaccacctggcttgaaggatgccaaaacacctttcgacatctttcctgtatccctcttgatatgtagcaaataatttttgcttctgggatcggggatttggaatggttttgacaaaagtcgtccacctcgggtagattcCATCAGCTAGGTAGTATCCTGTCTGGTATACTGTATTGTTGACTTCATAGGTGACATTGGGGCCCTGAcctctcaatacatcgttgaagacgggggattgacccagcacgttgaggtcattttgtgatcctgcaactccgaagaaggcatgccaaacccatgtgtcgaaACCAGCAAccgcttcaaggatgatacttttttggccttttcgatTTCCATAATCACCTTGccaggcagttgggcaattcttccattgccaatgcatgcagtcgatgctaccaatcattccagggaatcctcgagcttcggctttttgCAGAAGCCTTTGGAGGTCCCTGGGAGTAGGTCTacgcaggtagtccctagtgtacagagtttcaacagcttgacaaaatcttaccaaagcctccaacgtagtggacttccccatccgggcaatctcatccacctgatcagcagatgctccatacgccaacattcgtataacagctgtaagcttttgctccggaagaagccccaaaaccccagcagcatcacacttttgaacaaagtatgcatcataattgcaaatatcatgcatgactttattgaacaaatgaggttgcattctaaatcgccttcgaaaatcaacatcagagtacaaagaagttgggataaaataatcttccaaaagattcttacccctagaatgcctatgtctttcCACATTCCGGCGGCGGCCGGCTTGTGAACTATggcggcgaccttggttctcttcttcttccaaagccactgttatgagaacttgctcatcgacttgtctctgcaactcattgacttcatctgctctacggtttctctctcttctttctctctcttgtctctccaagcatctcctaaattcttccattcagaatgaatgaagtatgaattataaactctcagaaatgaaaatatagaaagatgtggtgtgagaggtatgagctgagactctggttttatagaaaaatttggcaagatagacatgccatgtggcttgattttattggatgaaaatcatatctgaaatttgaaattcatccgaaatttgaaccctaatttgtatgaaattcaaaatttgaaattcatccgaaatttgaacccaaatttatctgaaatttgaattttgaaattcattcaaaatttgaacccaaaaatttatctgaaatttgaactttgaaattaatccgaaatttgaatccaaatatcttatccgaaaattttatctgattatgaatagtcttgacacgtaggaatccgaaaatcttatctgaaaatattacccaaattaattattttcattaaaaaataggaggaaaaaacaaaaaagtgaatagtaattgccatggctaagggcaacgggtggagaaacgatttactatttgcaagggcaaccactattcacgtgaatagtgcttgccctagctccacccttgccatggctaagggcaaatgggtggagttgctcttagtaGATAAGTATCCACCGGCTTTACTCTTTCCTTGCTTAATAAGTTCCCAATTTTTCCGTTCTCTTTCTTACCTGGCTAGCTGTCAAAAGAGATAACTTCGTAGTGAGTTAGCTTGGTGTTCACGTCTCAATTCAAACCAATCAAATAAAACTTGACCGTTGGAAAGAAAATCCAGTACACACTAGGATTCCTACTTCTCCTCAAACCCTAAACCGACACATTCATATGCCCTATCCTATATAAACACTGCTGATTCTCCAAACGAATACCTTACAATTcaccaaacaaattaaaatttcctAAGTTTCTGCGAAGTAAAAGAAACCATGAAAAGAAAGTCCGAACAAGAAGAATTTGAAGaatttgaagaagagaaaaaacagAGGATTTGGAGTCATGGAGAGCACTGGCTGAGAGGGGAGATGGTTGGAGAAGGAAGCTCTGGTTCTGTTTTTCTTGCCACTCCCAAAAACCCAAGAAGGGGTGAGTTTGGTAGCATGCTAAACTTTCCGGGATTGATGGCGGTGAAATCGGCAGAGGTCTCTGATTCGGAGTCAATCCGGCATGAGGCAGAGGTTCTGTTGGACATTAAGGGTTGCCCTTTTGTCATTGAGCGTTTTGGTGAAGAAATCACAACCAGTGAAGAGGGTGGTGATCACATGGTCTATAACTTGTTGCTGGAATTTGCCTCTGGAGGAACTCTTGGTGATCTGATTGAGAAATCCAACGGTCATGGATTGCCTGAAGCTGAAGTTAGAAGGTATACGAGGTCGATACTTGAAGGGATTAAGCATATTCACAAGTTTGATTATGTTCACTGTGATTTGAAGCCGGAAAACATTCTGCTTGTACCAAATCCTGCAACTAGTACTGGTAGTTTTGTGGCTAagatttcagattttggattgGCTAAGAAAACCAAGGAGAATTACGGTCAATGGAGAGGCACTCCTACGTATCTGTCCCCAGAAGCCTTAAATGACAGTGAGCAGGAGCCGCCCTCTGATATATGGTCTCTTGGTTGTATCGTACTTGAGATGCTAACCGGCAAGTCCTTCTCAGATTTAAAGCCTGGTTGTGAACTTGAAGATTTCCACTATATGTTTCATCACGTATGTACTCCCAAAATCCCTGCTGAAGTCTCTGGTGTGGCCAGGGATTTTCTTAAGAGTTGTCTTGCCATGAGGTCTTGCGAAAGGCTGACCGCTGAAAAGCTCTTGCTTCATCAATTCGTTATACGGCCAAAGCCATCGAAAGCAGCTCGTCATACAAAGGGGAAGGTGGTTTGCTCATCTTCAGGCTATGCAGATGGCTCCAAACCAAGTGCAGATTGTCACGCAAGCTCTGCCATTGTTCGCAGAATTCCGCCACCACCTGGTTTTGAGATACTTGCTGCTCTTGTTTGATGTGATAAACTCAGTACAAATGTGTTAGGTTCTTTGTTGTTGTATTCTTTTGAATTGTAAAGTCCTTTACTTGAAACTATTCGTTTCAAGTTTATCAACACGGAATTGTTCAAAGTGATTCAAAATTTCTGTCCTGgttttttgtttacttttgtTCGTACTGAGTTGTGTTTACTTTTGGTTGCCCAGATTTCTTTGTGCTTTATTAGCTCTAACAAGGTGCGCACGCCCATAGTTGCGACCTAATCCTAATTAAGCTACTAGCATTTAGATCAGATGCTAATGACTTATTTCAATAATCTAGACTCAGCTTCTGCACTGGAGATAAATAGATTCACAAAGATTTGCAGTAACTTTGggagtattttccttttattgctTGGCCTAATTCCGGGATGGTGGAAGATTGCTCACTTaactatttttctatttttaaagtCCCTTAATTGCAGTTAACCATTTCAAAGTTTCAAGTTTATAATGACAGACAGAACTATGCAATCACTCAAGTTTCTGTCCAATTTCTGATGCAGATTCACTCTCCCTGATGAATGTACACTTCATTTGATTTGCTTCTTCTTATTAAAACAGCTTTTTTGGTTGGTACTTGCTGCTATGCATGGGATTTTCCCATAGCTGGTGCTTGTTACATTCTGGATTAGTTTTTGACTTGCTTTATATCTGTTGTTGGTCTTGGTCTTTTATGTTTATAGGAGAggctttcttgtttttgcagATTCgaattcattttt
It encodes:
- the LOC18784130 gene encoding mitogen-activated protein kinase kinase kinase 1; translated protein: MKRKSEQEEFEEFEEEKKQRIWSHGEHWLRGEMVGEGSSGSVFLATPKNPRRGEFGSMLNFPGLMAVKSAEVSDSESIRHEAEVLLDIKGCPFVIERFGEEITTSEEGGDHMVYNLLLEFASGGTLGDLIEKSNGHGLPEAEVRRYTRSILEGIKHIHKFDYVHCDLKPENILLVPNPATSTGSFVAKISDFGLAKKTKENYGQWRGTPTYLSPEALNDSEQEPPSDIWSLGCIVLEMLTGKSFSDLKPGCELEDFHYMFHHVCTPKIPAEVSGVARDFLKSCLAMRSCERLTAEKLLLHQFVIRPKPSKAARHTKGKVVCSSSGYADGSKPSADCHASSAIVRRIPPPPGFEILAALV